From a single Collimonas pratensis genomic region:
- a CDS encoding heavy metal response regulator transcription factor: MRILLVEDELKAGEYLRKGLTESGYVVDWVQTGADGLHCATSENYDLIVLDVMLPGMDGWLVIRELRKTHATPVLFLTARDEVEDRIKGLELGADDYLVKPFAFAELVARIRTLLRRGPIRESDTLQIADMEIDVMKRRVTRGGERIDLTTKEFSLLYLMAKRQTEVLSRSLIASQVWDMNFDSDTNVVDVAIRRLRIKIDEPYARPLIHTVRGMGYVLEDRT, encoded by the coding sequence ATGCGTATCCTGCTGGTAGAAGATGAACTCAAGGCTGGCGAATACCTGCGCAAAGGATTGACAGAATCCGGCTACGTGGTCGACTGGGTGCAGACCGGCGCTGACGGCCTGCATTGCGCCACCTCGGAAAACTACGACCTGATCGTGCTGGACGTCATGCTGCCCGGCATGGACGGCTGGCTGGTGATTCGCGAATTGCGCAAGACCCATGCGACGCCAGTGCTGTTCCTGACCGCGCGCGATGAAGTCGAGGACCGCATCAAAGGCTTGGAACTCGGCGCCGACGATTATCTGGTCAAGCCATTCGCATTTGCCGAACTGGTGGCGCGCATCCGCACACTGCTGCGGCGTGGCCCGATCCGCGAATCCGACACCCTGCAGATCGCCGACATGGAAATCGACGTCATGAAACGCCGCGTCACCCGCGGCGGCGAGCGGATCGATCTCACCACCAAGGAATTTTCCCTGCTGTACCTGATGGCCAAGCGCCAGACCGAGGTGCTGTCGCGCTCGCTGATCGCTTCCCAGGTATGGGACATGAATTTCGACAGCGACACCAATGTGGTCGATGTCGCCATCCGCCGCTTGCGCATCAAGATCGACGAGCCCTATGCTCGGCCGCTGATACACACCGTGCGCGGCATGGGCTACGTGCTGGAGGACCGCACTTGA
- a CDS encoding heavy metal sensor histidine kinase: MKPWAPRSLTVRLAALFALATLLTFTLVGSYLYYSLARQLESHDDQELLGKVALMQHLVGKAGSVQAIRDDPHLFMDAALGHNDLLLILRSADGAPLLDTQPAAGNLPALPLSAIDQTPGQQSRKNLRTSAGMPVRATALWGKIDRSGEQVQIIVAHNVSDSVAMLDSYRSQIVGAAVCGALLSALLGYVLVRRGLRPTRLIARQAHSITAQRLDRGLDVASAPYELQQLVLAFNSMLDRLHDSFQRLSQFSADLAHDLRTPINNLMVQTQVALAQPRNVEEYQGLLVSNVEEYERLARMLDNMLFLARADNAHVAVAREQLDCHQELQRIADYFEGVAEDGGVRLSIAASGNMLADPMLLRRAIGNLVANAIRYTAPGQVVRMEASQQPHSTCITISNPGPQIAEAAIPRLFDRFYRADPARSDSASSAGLGLAIVQSIMKLHGGQVELSRSADHMTVFTLNFPKPPDV; encoded by the coding sequence TTGAAACCATGGGCGCCACGCTCGCTGACGGTACGCCTGGCGGCATTGTTTGCGCTGGCGACCTTGCTCACGTTTACCCTGGTCGGCAGCTATCTGTACTATTCCCTGGCGCGCCAGCTGGAAAGCCATGACGATCAGGAATTGCTGGGTAAGGTCGCGCTGATGCAGCATCTGGTCGGCAAGGCCGGGTCCGTGCAAGCGATTCGCGACGATCCGCACCTGTTCATGGATGCCGCGCTCGGTCACAACGATCTGTTATTGATATTGCGCAGCGCCGATGGCGCGCCGCTGCTGGATACGCAACCCGCGGCCGGCAACCTGCCGGCGCTGCCGCTCAGCGCCATCGACCAGACTCCCGGTCAACAATCCAGAAAAAACCTGCGCACCTCCGCCGGCATGCCGGTGCGGGCCACGGCACTATGGGGCAAGATCGACCGCAGCGGCGAACAGGTGCAGATTATCGTCGCCCACAATGTCAGCGACAGCGTGGCCATGCTGGACAGCTACCGCAGCCAGATTGTCGGCGCTGCGGTATGTGGCGCGCTGCTGTCCGCCTTGCTGGGATATGTGCTGGTGCGGCGCGGCTTGCGCCCAACCCGCCTGATCGCCCGGCAGGCGCATTCGATTACTGCCCAGCGCCTTGACCGCGGCCTAGACGTCGCCAGTGCGCCGTATGAATTGCAACAGCTGGTGCTGGCTTTCAACAGCATGCTGGATCGCCTGCATGACAGCTTTCAGCGGCTGTCGCAGTTTTCTGCCGACCTGGCGCACGATTTGCGCACGCCGATCAACAACCTGATGGTGCAAACCCAGGTGGCGCTGGCGCAGCCAAGGAATGTGGAAGAGTATCAGGGGCTACTGGTGTCGAATGTCGAGGAATACGAGCGGCTGGCGCGCATGCTGGACAACATGCTGTTCCTGGCGCGTGCCGACAATGCGCATGTCGCCGTCGCCCGCGAGCAGCTCGACTGCCATCAGGAATTGCAGCGCATCGCTGATTACTTTGAAGGCGTGGCAGAGGACGGCGGCGTGCGCCTGAGCATCGCCGCCTCCGGCAACATGCTGGCCGACCCGATGCTGTTGCGGCGCGCCATCGGTAACCTGGTCGCCAATGCGATCCGCTATACAGCGCCCGGCCAGGTGGTCCGGATGGAAGCCAGCCAGCAGCCGCACAGCACCTGCATCACCATCAGCAATCCCGGTCCGCAGATTGCCGAAGCGGCCATTCCGCGCCTGTTCGACCGTTTCTATCGCGCCGATCCGGCCCGCAGCGATTCCGCCTCGTCGGCCGGACTTGGCTTGGCCATCGTGCAGTCCATCATGAAGCTGCACGGCGGCCAGGTAGAACTCAGCCGCTCGGCAGACCATATGACCGTGTTCACCTTGAACTTCCCCAAGCCCCCAGATGTCTGA
- a CDS encoding efflux RND transporter periplasmic adaptor subunit: MKINFSKSKVIAATAAILILLAGAVYLSSVGEVGADGKEDAHRDAVAHADGEHHGETAAEKHGHANQHADGEHHQKAEVASKGPHGGRMFSQDRLALEVNMAEAAGEARFQAWLFKDGKPLAPEGAKLTLQLARPDGEVENIGFIAQNGSLSSNAAIAEPHVFDARFQLQLGEQSLQAGFSQEEGKIELNQAQVEASGVKLGSAGPARVKTAITLPGEIRFNEDKTAHVVPRLAGVVEQVAVNLGQQVKQGQLLAVVASTGLAEQRSELLAAQKRFTFARTTYEREKKLWEEKISAEQDYQQARQVMNEAEIALQNARQKLNVLGTGTGNGGALNRYEVRAPFSGLITEKHIALGEAVAADASIFTISDLSTVWAEIIVPAKDLNLVRLGEKVQINATAFESRASGSISYVGALLGEQTRTAKARVTLANPDMAWRPGLFVNVDVVASDVEVAVAVPPQAIQTLEDKQVVFVRIADGFMVQPVSTGRADSKQVEIVKGLKAGARYAAEGSFVLKSELGKSSAEHAH, from the coding sequence ATGAAAATCAATTTTAGCAAGAGCAAAGTTATCGCCGCCACGGCGGCCATTCTCATCCTGCTGGCGGGCGCCGTGTATCTGAGCAGCGTCGGCGAGGTTGGTGCGGATGGCAAGGAGGATGCGCATCGCGATGCCGTCGCCCATGCCGATGGCGAACACCACGGCGAGACGGCCGCGGAAAAGCATGGCCACGCCAATCAGCATGCGGACGGCGAGCATCATCAGAAAGCCGAGGTCGCCAGCAAGGGGCCGCATGGCGGCAGAATGTTTTCCCAGGATCGTCTGGCGCTGGAAGTGAACATGGCGGAAGCGGCTGGCGAAGCGCGCTTCCAGGCCTGGTTGTTCAAGGACGGCAAGCCGCTGGCGCCGGAGGGCGCCAAACTGACGCTGCAACTGGCGCGGCCTGATGGCGAAGTCGAGAATATCGGCTTCATTGCACAAAATGGCTCCCTAAGCAGTAACGCTGCGATTGCGGAGCCGCATGTATTCGACGCCAGATTCCAGCTGCAGCTGGGCGAGCAGTCGCTGCAAGCCGGCTTTTCCCAGGAAGAAGGAAAGATTGAACTGAACCAGGCGCAGGTGGAGGCATCTGGCGTCAAGCTGGGAAGCGCTGGTCCGGCGCGGGTCAAGACGGCGATCACCTTGCCGGGCGAGATCCGCTTCAATGAAGACAAGACTGCACACGTGGTGCCGCGCCTGGCGGGTGTCGTCGAGCAGGTGGCCGTCAACCTGGGGCAGCAAGTCAAGCAAGGGCAACTGCTGGCAGTGGTGGCCAGCACCGGCTTGGCGGAACAGCGCAGTGAATTGCTGGCGGCGCAGAAACGCTTCACCTTTGCGCGCACTACCTACGAGCGCGAAAAGAAACTGTGGGAAGAAAAGATATCGGCCGAGCAGGATTACCAGCAGGCGCGCCAGGTCATGAATGAAGCGGAAATCGCGCTGCAGAATGCACGGCAAAAATTGAATGTGCTGGGCACCGGTACCGGCAATGGCGGCGCCTTGAACCGTTACGAAGTGCGGGCGCCATTCAGCGGCTTGATTACCGAAAAACACATTGCGCTGGGTGAAGCGGTCGCGGCTGATGCCAGCATTTTCACCATTTCCGATTTGAGCACGGTATGGGCCGAGATCATCGTCCCTGCCAAGGATCTGAACCTGGTGCGACTGGGTGAAAAAGTCCAGATCAATGCGACCGCCTTTGAATCGCGTGCGAGCGGCAGCATTTCCTATGTCGGCGCTTTGCTGGGTGAACAGACCCGCACCGCCAAGGCTCGCGTCACCCTGGCGAATCCGGACATGGCCTGGCGGCCTGGCTTGTTCGTCAACGTCGACGTGGTTGCCAGCGATGTAGAAGTTGCGGTAGCAGTGCCGCCGCAGGCGATACAGACGCTGGAGGACAAGCAGGTCGTGTTTGTCCGCATCGCTGACGGCTTCATGGTGCAGCCGGTGAGTACTGGCCGGGCTGACAGCAAGCAGGTGGAAATCGTCAAGGGACTCAAGGCAGGCGCGCGTTATGCGGCTGAAGGCAGTTTCGTTCTCAAATCGGAACTCGGCAAGAGCAGCGCCGAGCATGCACATTAA
- a CDS encoding TolC family protein has product MHKYFLPFGLALLVCQPSLAQEVAPAGAAPQQPVINYKLPPLGSDELALAGQLTLRQALQQAFQNNPDLAVAALEVKAVEATILQAGVRPNPEVSALLEDTRKATRTTTLQLNQTLELGGKRDARIKAAEKSRDAAQADYLSKRADIQGAVVGAYFVALEAQENLLLLKSSLQLAQRASEVAAKRVAAGKVAPIEATKARVAEAGVQVELQQANSALSIARRALAATWGDSAAAFSSVDGHINDLPALPDLAVLQERLQNSPAFLKTRLEVERRQALVQLERSRRVPDVTVSIGGKRVEESRLNQMIFGLSIPIPVFDRNQGNLQEALQRADKARDELRSAQLRLDGELRDAYERLRVGRQQVAALQGEILPAAQNAYEVATKGFELGKFSFFEVLDAQRVLFQAKSQALRALAETHRAATEIERVVGAFPSTDSL; this is encoded by the coding sequence ATGCATAAGTATTTCTTGCCGTTCGGCCTGGCGTTATTGGTATGCCAGCCGTCCCTGGCGCAGGAGGTCGCGCCTGCCGGGGCAGCGCCGCAGCAACCTGTCATCAACTATAAGCTGCCGCCGCTCGGCAGCGACGAACTGGCACTGGCCGGCCAGCTGACGCTGCGACAGGCTTTGCAGCAGGCATTCCAGAACAATCCCGATCTGGCGGTCGCGGCGCTGGAGGTAAAGGCGGTCGAGGCGACAATCCTGCAGGCTGGCGTCAGGCCCAATCCTGAAGTGTCGGCCCTGCTGGAGGATACGCGCAAGGCGACCCGCACCACCACGCTGCAACTGAACCAGACACTGGAACTCGGCGGTAAGCGCGATGCCCGCATCAAGGCGGCGGAAAAGAGCCGCGATGCGGCGCAGGCCGACTATTTGAGCAAGCGGGCCGATATCCAGGGCGCAGTGGTCGGCGCTTATTTCGTCGCGCTGGAAGCGCAAGAGAATCTGCTGCTGTTGAAAAGTTCGTTGCAGCTAGCGCAGCGCGCCAGCGAGGTCGCGGCCAAGCGTGTCGCCGCCGGCAAGGTGGCGCCCATTGAGGCAACCAAGGCGCGTGTCGCCGAAGCCGGCGTGCAAGTGGAGCTGCAGCAGGCGAACAGCGCCCTGAGCATTGCGCGGCGGGCGCTGGCGGCGACCTGGGGCGACTCGGCAGCGGCCTTTTCCAGCGTCGACGGCCATATCAATGATTTGCCGGCACTGCCTGACCTGGCCGTGCTGCAGGAACGTTTGCAGAATTCTCCCGCTTTCTTGAAAACACGCCTGGAAGTCGAACGCCGCCAGGCATTGGTCCAGCTTGAGCGCAGCCGCCGTGTTCCCGATGTCACCGTCAGTATTGGAGGCAAGCGGGTGGAAGAGAGCAGGCTAAACCAGATGATTTTTGGCCTGTCGATACCAATTCCTGTGTTTGACCGCAATCAAGGCAACCTGCAGGAAGCCTTGCAGCGCGCCGACAAGGCGCGCGATGAACTGCGCAGCGCCCAGTTGCGCCTGGACGGCGAACTGCGCGACGCTTATGAACGGCTCAGGGTCGGCCGGCAGCAAGTGGCGGCCTTACAAGGGGAGATCCTGCCGGCAGCCCAGAACGCCTATGAGGTCGCGACCAAGGGTTTTGAACTCGGCAAATTCAGCTTCTTTGAAGTTCTGGATGCACAGCGCGTGCTGTTCCAGGCTAAATCGCAAGCGCTGCGTGCGCTTGCGGAAACCCATCGCGCCGCCACCGAGATTGAACGCGTGGTAGGCGCTTTTCCGTCAACGGATTCTTTGTAA